The Candidatus Methylacidiphilales bacterium genome window below encodes:
- the thrS gene encoding threonine--tRNA ligase gives MKTMSPLEELRHSCSHVLATAVLRLFPQAQLDIGPPTDQGFYYDIDLDHKFTAEDLEKLEVEMKKIAGENQRFERLECSREEAVAKIKAFGQERYKLGRLADIPEGEAISFYKNGEFLDLCAGTHVNYTSKLKAFKLLSVAGAYHRGDEKNKQLQRIYGTAFPSKDELAAYLEQQEQAKQRDHRRLGRELQLFHIDEAVGQGLVLWTPKGGIIRNELQQFISGELNKQGYSQVFTPHIGKLGLFRTSGHFPYYRDSQFPPLVEKDTLQKLSDDGCHCSELTNLLDKGEVDGYLLKPMNCPFHIKIFDSQPRSYRDLPVRLAEFGTVYRWEQSGELGGMTRVRGFTQDDAHIFCTEEQVSQEIQGCLSLVKTVLATLGIGDYRVRIGLRDPDSSKFTGDPASWDKAEAACREAAKTLGVPYSEEAGEAAFYGPKIDFVVKDVIGREWQLGTVQVDYNLPVRFDLNYIGADNHKHRPVMIHRAPFGSMERFCGVLIEHFSGAFPLWLSPEQIRLIPITDDQLPFARQLEEQLRAAGFRVHNDEQPDKMGAKIRRAQLDKVPYMLVIGKREAEAGQVAVRSRWKGDEGAMPFADFLQRAKTELATKALAPV, from the coding sequence ATGAAAACCATGTCCCCTTTGGAAGAACTGCGCCACTCCTGCTCCCATGTGCTGGCGACGGCGGTCCTTCGCCTCTTCCCCCAGGCCCAATTGGACATCGGCCCCCCCACCGACCAGGGCTTTTACTACGACATCGACCTCGACCACAAATTCACCGCCGAGGACCTGGAAAAGCTCGAGGTGGAAATGAAGAAGATCGCGGGCGAGAACCAGCGCTTCGAGCGCCTGGAGTGTTCGCGCGAAGAAGCGGTGGCCAAAATCAAGGCCTTCGGACAGGAACGCTACAAACTCGGACGCCTGGCCGACATCCCGGAAGGCGAGGCCATTTCCTTCTACAAGAACGGCGAATTCCTCGACCTCTGCGCCGGCACCCATGTCAATTACACCAGCAAGCTCAAGGCCTTCAAATTGCTGTCCGTGGCCGGTGCCTATCATCGTGGTGATGAAAAGAACAAGCAGCTCCAGCGCATCTACGGCACCGCCTTTCCCAGCAAGGACGAACTGGCGGCCTACCTGGAGCAGCAGGAACAGGCCAAACAACGGGACCACCGCCGGCTGGGCCGCGAACTCCAGTTGTTCCACATCGACGAGGCCGTGGGGCAGGGGCTGGTCCTCTGGACGCCCAAGGGCGGGATCATCCGCAACGAATTGCAGCAGTTCATCTCCGGGGAACTGAACAAGCAGGGCTATTCCCAGGTCTTCACCCCGCACATCGGCAAGCTGGGACTCTTCCGCACCTCCGGGCACTTCCCCTATTACCGGGATTCGCAATTCCCCCCGCTGGTGGAAAAAGACACCCTCCAAAAACTGAGCGACGACGGATGCCACTGTTCCGAACTGACGAACCTCCTCGATAAGGGCGAAGTCGACGGCTACCTGCTCAAGCCGATGAACTGCCCGTTCCACATCAAGATTTTCGATTCCCAACCGCGTTCCTACCGTGACCTGCCGGTGCGGCTGGCGGAGTTCGGCACGGTCTACCGCTGGGAACAATCGGGCGAACTCGGCGGCATGACCCGGGTGCGCGGCTTCACCCAGGACGACGCGCACATCTTCTGCACCGAGGAACAGGTCTCGCAGGAAATCCAGGGATGTCTCTCCTTGGTCAAGACCGTCCTGGCCACCCTGGGCATCGGGGATTACCGCGTGCGCATCGGTTTGCGCGACCCGGACTCGAGCAAATTCACCGGAGATCCGGCCAGTTGGGACAAGGCCGAGGCCGCCTGCCGCGAGGCCGCCAAGACCTTGGGCGTGCCCTACTCGGAGGAGGCGGGCGAGGCCGCGTTCTACGGGCCCAAGATCGACTTCGTGGTCAAGGACGTCATCGGCCGCGAATGGCAGCTCGGCACCGTGCAGGTGGACTACAACCTGCCCGTACGCTTCGATTTGAACTACATCGGGGCCGACAACCACAAGCACCGCCCGGTCATGATCCACCGCGCGCCCTTCGGTTCGATGGAGCGTTTCTGCGGCGTGCTCATCGAGCACTTCTCCGGCGCCTTCCCGCTCTGGCTCTCACCCGAGCAGATCCGCCTGATCCCGATCACCGACGACCAGTTGCCCTTTGCCCGGCAGTTGGAGGAGCAATTGCGTGCGGCCGGGTTCCGGGTGCACAACGACGAACAGCCCGACAAGATGGGGGCCAAGATCCGCCGGGCCCAGCTCGACAAGGTTCCCTATATGCTGGTCATCGGCAAGCGCGAGGCCGAGGCCGGGCAGGTGGCGGTGCGTTCCCGCTGGAAGGGCGACGAAGGCGCCATGCCCTTTGCCGACTTCCTGCAGCGGGCCAAAACCGAACTGGCCACCAAAGCGCTGGCTCCGGTTTGA
- the rlmN gene encoding 23S rRNA (adenine(2503)-C(2))-methyltransferase RlmN, with translation MGLSLYGCTFPGMERLLESDGIKPVHARVLWRALYRDLAAVEDLADRKDFPAPLRSWCRARGFEERIRMASAISSIDGLTRKFLLKLEDGHAVETVLMGYPGRSTACVSTQAGCAMGCVFCATGQMGFSRHLTAAEVVFQVVHDQRVLQQSGKIGLRNVVLMGMGEPLHNYEAVMQALEIITDSRGLNLGASRITVSTVGHVPGILRLAEEGRPYHLAVSLHGATQEARAALVPVARKWPLDELMRACRTYAKLTKRRIFVEWTLIDGRNDSPEQARELASLLAGLDCHVNLIPLNPTEGYREAPAGLSAARAFQRVLADAGLPSTVRQRRGIDVAAGCGQLKAACG, from the coding sequence ATGGGACTGTCACTATACGGATGTACCTTTCCCGGGATGGAACGGCTTTTGGAAAGCGACGGGATCAAGCCGGTGCATGCCCGGGTGCTTTGGCGGGCCCTCTACCGCGACCTGGCGGCGGTGGAAGATCTGGCCGACCGGAAGGACTTCCCGGCGCCCTTGCGGTCGTGGTGCCGGGCCCGGGGCTTCGAGGAACGGATTCGCATGGCCTCGGCGATTTCCAGCATTGATGGCCTAACACGGAAGTTCCTGCTCAAACTGGAGGATGGGCATGCGGTGGAGACGGTGCTGATGGGCTATCCCGGCCGATCGACGGCCTGTGTCAGCACCCAGGCGGGCTGCGCCATGGGATGTGTGTTCTGTGCCACCGGCCAGATGGGTTTTTCCCGCCACCTCACGGCTGCAGAGGTTGTCTTCCAAGTGGTGCATGACCAGCGGGTGCTGCAACAGTCGGGGAAGATTGGATTGCGCAATGTTGTGCTCATGGGCATGGGTGAACCGTTGCACAACTACGAGGCGGTCATGCAGGCCCTGGAGATCATCACCGACTCGCGCGGCCTGAACCTGGGGGCCTCGCGGATCACCGTGAGCACGGTCGGCCATGTGCCTGGGATACTGCGTTTGGCGGAGGAGGGGAGGCCCTACCATCTGGCGGTGAGCCTGCACGGGGCCACACAGGAAGCCCGGGCGGCCCTGGTGCCGGTGGCACGGAAATGGCCTCTGGACGAATTGATGCGGGCCTGCCGCACGTATGCCAAACTAACCAAACGGAGGATCTTCGTGGAGTGGACACTGATCGACGGCCGTAACGATTCGCCGGAGCAGGCGCGGGAGTTGGCGTCATTGCTGGCCGGTTTGGATTGCCATGTGAACCTGATCCCGTTGAACCCGACCGAGGGCTACCGGGAGGCCCCGGCTGGACTGTCGGCGGCGCGGGCTTTCCAACGGGTGCTGGCCGATGCCGGTTTGCCGAGTACCGTCCGGCAACGGCGGGGGATCGACGTGGCCGCGGGTTGCGGGCAGTTGAAGGCGGCGTGTGGGTGA
- the cysS gene encoding cysteine--tRNA ligase: protein MRRAKRYCKWRLSLWGVPASFLPSMKDLVLYDTASRTARKVEASDGKSVRIYCCGPTVYGPAHIGNFRTFIMQDVLRRTLEVFGHRTTHVRNLTDLDDKTIRQSQAEGRTLTEFTSHWRDRFHADCAALNLLAPHVEPSAVGHIPHQIRMIQDLVAKGHAYVSQGSVYFKVESFPDYGSLSRLKEREVITGASGAASVNANAGVSGAVEDADEYQRETAADFVLWKARKTEDGPNFWPSPWGDGRPGWHLECSAMAREYLGCDIDLHSGGIDLIFPHHENEIAQSVCATGCGFVRHWFHGAHLTVDKQKMSKSLGNLFTLADVQARGFTAAELRYVLLSGHYGKPLNFTWDTFTAARSALGQMARAAARIGSAGESATPVIGGRMAPVFEALADDLNTPKALGALFSVLDTLQADDAEAFSTFLGATGIRLDQAPVSAQIEIPSEVKSLAEARWAARLSKNWAESDRLRDELKARGWAAKDGKEGYTLARIA, encoded by the coding sequence ATGCGCAGGGCCAAGCGCTATTGCAAATGGCGGTTGTCGCTGTGGGGCGTTCCCGCTAGTTTCCTCCCTTCGATGAAGGACTTGGTTTTGTACGACACGGCATCGCGGACCGCGCGGAAGGTGGAAGCTTCCGACGGAAAGAGTGTGCGCATCTATTGCTGCGGTCCCACGGTCTATGGACCCGCCCACATCGGGAATTTCCGGACCTTCATCATGCAGGATGTGCTGCGTCGCACGCTGGAGGTGTTCGGGCACCGCACGACCCATGTGCGCAACCTGACGGACCTGGACGACAAGACCATCCGCCAGAGCCAGGCCGAGGGACGGACGTTGACGGAATTCACGTCGCACTGGCGCGACCGTTTCCATGCGGATTGTGCGGCGCTGAATTTGTTGGCCCCACATGTCGAACCCAGTGCGGTGGGCCATATCCCCCACCAGATCCGCATGATTCAAGATTTGGTGGCCAAGGGCCATGCGTACGTCTCCCAGGGATCGGTCTACTTCAAAGTGGAATCGTTTCCCGACTACGGCAGCTTGTCCCGTCTGAAGGAACGCGAGGTCATCACCGGGGCCTCGGGTGCGGCCAGTGTGAATGCGAACGCGGGCGTAAGTGGGGCGGTGGAGGATGCGGACGAATACCAACGGGAGACGGCCGCGGATTTCGTTCTTTGGAAGGCGCGCAAGACGGAGGATGGACCGAATTTCTGGCCCAGTCCCTGGGGCGACGGTCGTCCCGGCTGGCACCTGGAATGCAGCGCCATGGCGCGGGAGTATCTGGGTTGCGACATCGACCTGCACTCGGGCGGCATCGACCTGATTTTTCCCCACCACGAGAATGAAATCGCCCAGAGCGTTTGCGCAACCGGTTGCGGGTTTGTCCGGCACTGGTTCCATGGGGCCCATCTCACGGTCGACAAGCAGAAGATGAGCAAGAGCCTGGGCAATCTCTTCACCCTGGCCGATGTACAGGCCAGGGGGTTCACCGCGGCCGAACTGCGATACGTCCTGCTTTCGGGGCATTACGGCAAGCCGTTGAATTTCACCTGGGACACCTTCACCGCGGCGCGGAGTGCCCTCGGACAAATGGCGCGTGCTGCGGCGCGGATCGGTAGCGCCGGAGAGTCCGCGACTCCGGTGATCGGCGGGCGGATGGCCCCCGTATTCGAGGCCCTGGCGGACGACTTGAATACGCCCAAGGCACTGGGGGCGTTGTTTTCCGTATTGGACACATTGCAGGCGGACGACGCGGAGGCATTCTCCACTTTCTTGGGGGCCACCGGCATCCGCCTCGATCAGGCCCCGGTTTCGGCGCAGATCGAAATTCCCTCGGAGGTGAAAAGCCTGGCCGAGGCCCGGTGGGCGGCGCGCTTGTCCAAAAATTGGGCCGAGTCCGACCGGTTGCGCGATGAACTCAAGGCGAGGGGTTGGGCGGCCAAGGACGGGAAAGAGGGCTACACACTGGCCAGGATAGCTTGA
- the odhB gene encoding 2-oxoglutarate dehydrogenase complex dihydrolipoyllysine-residue succinyltransferase — MPITVKVPSVGESITSGVLGAWKKKSGDYVKSGEVLFEFETEKVTTEVYADTAGTIKTLVNDGAEIQVGQVVAEIDESAKAPAAGTASAPQSEIKNQKSEIAVDLSPAVRRLVEENKLDAAKIPATGKDGRLIKEDVLNYIQSQLQAAAITPAPQPRSQTLIPRETVSIAASATAASPTGRTSRRKMSQLRKKIADRLVSAQRQAALLTTFNEVDMSGVMTLRKKFQDRFVEKHGVKLGFMSFFVKATVYALQQVPNINARIEGDEIVQNHFYDIGIAISTEKGLFVPVLRNVDQMSLADIEKAIIDYAKKAKAGQIAMSDLEGGVFSITNGGTFGSMLSTPIVNPPQSAILGMHNIVDRPVAIDGRVEIRPIMYAALTYDHRLVDGKEAVTFLVRIKEAIETPALALLEV; from the coding sequence ATGCCCATCACTGTCAAAGTCCCCTCCGTCGGCGAATCCATCACCTCCGGCGTCCTCGGCGCCTGGAAAAAGAAATCCGGCGATTACGTCAAGTCCGGTGAGGTGCTTTTTGAATTCGAAACCGAAAAAGTCACCACCGAAGTCTACGCCGATACCGCCGGCACGATCAAAACCCTGGTCAACGACGGCGCCGAAATCCAAGTGGGCCAGGTCGTGGCAGAAATCGATGAGAGCGCCAAGGCTCCGGCGGCAGGAACAGCCTCCGCCCCCCAATCAGAAATCAAAAATCAGAAATCAGAAATCGCTGTGGATCTCTCCCCCGCCGTCCGCCGGCTGGTCGAAGAAAACAAACTGGATGCCGCAAAAATCCCCGCCACCGGAAAAGACGGCCGTTTGATCAAGGAAGATGTCCTGAATTACATCCAATCCCAGCTTCAGGCCGCCGCCATCACCCCCGCGCCGCAACCCAGGAGCCAGACCCTCATTCCGCGCGAAACCGTCTCCATCGCCGCCTCCGCCACCGCCGCCAGCCCGACCGGGCGCACCTCGCGGCGGAAGATGAGCCAGCTGCGCAAGAAAATCGCCGATCGTCTGGTCAGCGCCCAGCGCCAGGCCGCGCTCCTGACGACATTCAACGAAGTCGACATGTCCGGCGTCATGACCCTGCGGAAAAAATTCCAGGACCGCTTCGTTGAAAAACACGGCGTCAAACTCGGCTTCATGTCGTTCTTTGTCAAAGCCACCGTCTACGCCCTCCAACAGGTCCCCAACATCAACGCCCGGATTGAAGGCGACGAGATTGTCCAAAACCATTTCTACGACATCGGGATCGCCATCTCGACCGAGAAGGGACTCTTCGTCCCCGTTCTGCGCAACGTTGATCAAATGTCGCTGGCCGACATCGAGAAAGCCATCATCGACTACGCCAAAAAAGCCAAGGCCGGACAGATCGCCATGAGCGACCTCGAAGGCGGGGTGTTTTCCATCACCAACGGGGGCACCTTCGGCTCCATGCTCTCCACGCCCATCGTCAATCCGCCCCAGAGCGCCATCCTGGGCATGCACAACATTGTCGACCGTCCCGTGGCCATCGATGGCCGGGTGGAAATCCGTCCGATCATGTATGCCGCCCTCACCTACGACCACCGCCTGGTCGATGGCAAAGAAGCGGTGACCTTCCTGGTCCGCATCAAGGAAGCGATCGAAACCCCCGCCCTCGCCCTTCTCGAAGTTTGA
- a CDS encoding RluA family pseudouridine synthase: MPKPSTVTESTTLLDHAFAAWPEVKKKQIRTWLKFQALTVNGRPTSQFDHPLVPGDVVAVRSDRYAVPKTLIGAGMKAWFEDAHLLVIDKPPDLLSIASMGEQEKTAYFQLTDYLRQGKSQGRERVWIVHRLDKETSGLMVFAKTPEAKDTLQSGWDRVEKKYEAVIEGRLPQKTGTFDCHLDERNPFKVFVNPPTDFTRHAVTHYQVLAEKGRRSLVELTLETGRRHQIRVHLSDAGCPIIGDEKYGSRTNPAHRLGLHATSLKFPHPATGDWLAFQSPMPKELTKLVR, from the coding sequence ATGCCCAAACCCAGCACCGTCACCGAATCCACCACGCTGCTGGACCATGCCTTTGCCGCCTGGCCCGAGGTCAAAAAGAAGCAGATCCGCACCTGGCTCAAATTCCAGGCCCTCACCGTCAACGGCCGGCCCACCTCGCAATTCGACCACCCCCTCGTCCCCGGCGATGTCGTCGCTGTCCGCAGCGACCGTTACGCCGTCCCCAAAACACTCATCGGTGCCGGGATGAAGGCCTGGTTCGAAGACGCCCATCTCCTCGTCATCGACAAACCCCCGGACCTTTTGAGCATCGCCAGCATGGGCGAACAGGAAAAAACCGCCTACTTCCAACTGACCGACTACCTCCGCCAGGGCAAATCCCAGGGCCGCGAGCGCGTCTGGATCGTCCACCGCCTCGACAAGGAAACCTCCGGCTTGATGGTCTTCGCCAAAACCCCCGAAGCCAAGGATACCCTGCAATCCGGCTGGGACCGGGTGGAGAAGAAATACGAGGCCGTGATCGAGGGCCGTCTGCCGCAAAAAACCGGCACCTTCGACTGCCACCTCGACGAGCGCAACCCCTTCAAGGTCTTCGTCAACCCGCCAACTGATTTCACCCGCCACGCCGTCACGCACTACCAGGTTCTGGCGGAAAAAGGACGGCGCAGCCTGGTTGAACTGACGCTTGAAACCGGAAGACGCCACCAGATCCGGGTCCACTTGTCAGACGCGGGTTGCCCCATCATCGGCGATGAAAAGTACGGATCGAGAACCAACCCCGCCCACCGACTCGGTCTGCACGCCACCTCGTTGAAATTCCCCCATCCCGCCACCGGGGATTGGCTTGCCTTCCAATCACCGATGCCCAAGGAGTTGACCAAGCTGGTCCGTTGA
- the hemB gene encoding porphobilinogen synthase has product MDAAFPPRRRFRRLRLKPAVRDLVRETRLGVEDLIAPVFVKPSGPPEPIASLPGMARLNPEDAVSECRDLEQLGLRAVALFPCVPPELKDHEASRAIQPDQFFHQALRQIRSALPGLVMIADVALDPYTPHGHDGVLNAAGQVDNDRTVGILARMAVLQAGLGVDWVAPSDMMDGRVAAIRSALDQAGHPDTAILAYAAKFASAYYGPFRDAVGSKKNGDGIDKRTYQIEPANRRQAVADALLDEAEGADLLMVKPAGLYLDVLHALRSRTDLPLVAYQVSGEYAQLHAAAEKGWLDLERTRDESLLAIKRSGADLIITYFAKSLALQGAFR; this is encoded by the coding sequence ATGGACGCCGCCTTCCCGCCCCGCCGCCGCTTCCGTCGCCTCCGCCTCAAGCCCGCCGTACGCGACCTCGTACGCGAAACCCGCCTCGGGGTGGAGGACCTCATCGCCCCCGTCTTCGTCAAACCCTCCGGTCCCCCCGAACCCATCGCCTCCCTTCCGGGGATGGCCCGGCTCAATCCGGAAGATGCGGTCTCCGAATGCCGCGACCTGGAACAACTCGGCCTCCGCGCCGTCGCCCTCTTCCCCTGCGTCCCACCGGAACTCAAAGACCATGAGGCCAGCCGGGCCATCCAGCCGGATCAGTTTTTCCACCAAGCCCTCCGCCAAATCCGCTCCGCCCTCCCCGGTCTGGTGATGATCGCCGATGTGGCCCTCGACCCCTACACCCCGCACGGCCACGACGGCGTCCTGAACGCGGCGGGACAGGTCGACAACGACCGCACGGTCGGAATCCTCGCCCGCATGGCCGTCCTGCAGGCCGGACTCGGTGTCGACTGGGTCGCCCCCTCCGACATGATGGACGGACGCGTCGCCGCGATCCGTTCCGCCCTCGACCAGGCCGGCCACCCCGACACCGCCATCCTGGCCTATGCGGCCAAGTTTGCCTCCGCCTACTACGGTCCCTTCCGTGATGCCGTCGGCAGCAAAAAAAACGGCGATGGCATCGACAAACGCACCTATCAGATTGAACCCGCCAATCGGCGCCAGGCCGTGGCCGACGCCCTCCTTGATGAGGCCGAAGGAGCCGACCTCCTCATGGTCAAACCCGCCGGGCTCTACCTGGATGTCCTGCACGCACTCCGCAGCCGCACTGATCTCCCCCTCGTGGCCTACCAAGTCTCCGGAGAATACGCCCAACTGCACGCCGCGGCGGAGAAAGGGTGGCTGGATCTGGAGCGCACCCGCGACGAATCCCTCCTCGCCATCAAGCGATCCGGAGCCGACCTCATCATCACCTATTTTGCGAAAAGCCTGGCCCTTCAGGGCGCATTTCGCTGA
- a CDS encoding 2-oxoglutarate dehydrogenase E1 component, with translation MHDFNLSDSDRPALDRLARRNPSPDPQARGGLASGANAGLLEDIYEQWRVAPEQVDTAWRAFFEGFELGCQQEVGAATSGSPAPTSTSGTDSDRIYRLKQARIYNLLFAYRTLGHHLASLDPLEIAKPVDTELDLKHFNLSEADLDTKFDCGRLAGGGDRTLREILSILKATYCGTIGVEYMHIQNFAIRRWIRDRIENSRNQPNFTSQIKRRILNRVLAAELFEKFLHTRYVGQKRFGLEGGETLIPMLDAIVERCPKHGVRRIVMGMAHRGRLNVLANILNKAYKALFSGFAENYVPDSVQGDGDVKYHLGYEAQVAASSGDTVDISLAPNPSHLEAVNTVVLGKARAWQRILNDTQERSKVLPILIHGDAAFIGQGIVQETLNLAQLDGYKTGGTIHLVINNQIGFTTVPKDARSPIYCTSIAKMNGIPIFHVNGDDPIAAVHVMEIAFEYRQTFKRDIVIDLCCYRRHGHNEGDEPNFTQPTLYQEIDAQPRVSEILIPKLVTNGDITEARAQEYIQKFQDQFETALNESKAATRDIKPRMRPPLATPEILDPVDTTVTPERLLKVGQAVTAEPQNFKINAKIAKVQQSRRAMAEGREKVDWAFAEILSFGTLLDQGIPVRLSGQDVRRGTFSQRHAVLYDLETRDRYIPLMNISPTQERFCVYNSPLSEAGVLGFDFGYSLDYPNMLCIWEAQFGDFANGAQVMIDQFISSCESKWGVTSGITLMLPHGYHGQGPEHSSARLERFLQLCAEDNIQVAYCSTAANHFHILRRQALRKIHKPLILMTPKGALRDKRVASDIALFSGGSFQEILPDPNPPKKASRVILCTGKVYYDLEAGREARKADDVAIVRIEQLYPLHTDKLKAATAAYADARIVWCQEESQNMGAWTFIEPRLRALFGRDIVYAGRDASASPATGSLAIHELEQQDLVRQAFEN, from the coding sequence ATGCACGACTTCAATCTGAGCGACAGCGACCGCCCGGCCCTCGATCGTCTGGCCCGGCGCAATCCCTCCCCCGATCCCCAGGCCCGCGGCGGTCTGGCCAGTGGGGCCAATGCCGGCCTCTTGGAGGATATTTACGAGCAGTGGCGAGTGGCACCCGAACAAGTGGACACCGCATGGCGGGCCTTCTTCGAGGGCTTCGAACTCGGCTGCCAACAAGAAGTCGGGGCCGCCACCTCTGGATCCCCGGCGCCCACATCCACTTCCGGCACCGACTCCGACCGCATCTACCGTCTCAAGCAGGCCCGCATCTACAACCTGCTTTTCGCCTACCGCACGCTGGGTCACCACCTCGCCAGCCTCGACCCTCTGGAGATCGCCAAGCCGGTCGATACCGAGCTGGACCTCAAGCACTTCAACCTGAGCGAGGCCGACTTGGATACGAAATTCGATTGCGGCCGTCTGGCCGGAGGCGGCGACCGCACCCTGCGCGAAATCCTCTCCATCCTCAAAGCCACCTACTGCGGCACGATCGGCGTCGAATACATGCACATCCAGAATTTTGCCATCCGGCGCTGGATCCGTGACCGCATCGAAAATTCCCGCAACCAGCCCAACTTCACCAGCCAGATCAAGCGACGCATCCTCAACCGTGTCCTCGCGGCCGAACTCTTCGAGAAATTCCTCCATACGCGGTATGTCGGCCAGAAACGCTTCGGCCTGGAGGGCGGCGAAACCCTCATCCCGATGCTCGACGCCATCGTCGAACGCTGCCCCAAACACGGCGTCCGCCGCATCGTCATGGGTATGGCCCATCGCGGCCGCCTCAACGTCCTGGCCAACATCCTCAACAAAGCCTACAAGGCCCTCTTCTCCGGTTTCGCGGAAAACTACGTCCCCGATTCCGTGCAAGGCGATGGCGACGTCAAGTACCACCTTGGCTACGAGGCCCAGGTGGCCGCATCCTCCGGCGACACCGTTGACATCTCCCTCGCCCCCAACCCCAGCCACTTGGAAGCCGTCAACACCGTCGTCCTTGGCAAGGCCCGGGCCTGGCAGCGCATCCTCAACGACACCCAGGAACGATCCAAGGTGCTGCCCATCCTCATCCACGGCGACGCCGCCTTCATCGGTCAGGGCATCGTCCAGGAAACCCTCAACCTGGCCCAGCTCGACGGCTACAAGACCGGCGGCACCATCCACCTGGTCATCAACAACCAGATCGGCTTCACCACCGTCCCGAAGGACGCCCGCTCGCCCATCTACTGCACGTCCATCGCCAAGATGAACGGCATCCCCATTTTCCACGTCAACGGTGACGACCCCATCGCCGCCGTGCACGTCATGGAGATCGCCTTCGAATACCGCCAGACCTTCAAGCGAGACATCGTCATCGACCTCTGCTGCTACCGCCGCCACGGACACAACGAAGGCGACGAACCCAACTTCACCCAGCCCACGCTTTACCAGGAAATCGACGCCCAACCCCGCGTGAGCGAGATCCTGATCCCCAAGCTCGTCACCAATGGCGACATCACCGAAGCGCGGGCCCAGGAATACATCCAAAAATTCCAAGACCAGTTCGAAACCGCCCTGAACGAGTCCAAGGCGGCCACCCGTGACATCAAGCCGCGCATGCGTCCGCCACTCGCCACCCCGGAAATCCTCGATCCGGTGGACACCACCGTGACGCCCGAACGGTTGCTCAAGGTGGGCCAGGCCGTCACAGCCGAGCCCCAAAATTTCAAGATCAACGCCAAGATCGCCAAGGTCCAGCAATCGCGCCGGGCCATGGCCGAGGGCCGCGAAAAGGTGGACTGGGCCTTTGCTGAAATCCTTTCCTTCGGCACCCTCCTCGACCAGGGAATCCCGGTTCGCCTCTCCGGCCAGGACGTCCGCCGGGGCACCTTCAGCCAGCGCCACGCGGTCCTGTACGACCTCGAAACCCGGGACCGTTACATCCCCCTGATGAATATTTCCCCGACGCAGGAGCGCTTCTGCGTCTACAACAGCCCGCTCTCCGAAGCGGGCGTCCTTGGATTTGACTTCGGCTACTCCCTCGACTACCCCAACATGCTCTGCATCTGGGAAGCCCAGTTCGGCGACTTCGCCAACGGCGCCCAGGTCATGATCGACCAGTTCATCAGCAGTTGCGAATCCAAGTGGGGCGTCACCTCCGGCATCACCCTGATGCTGCCCCATGGCTACCACGGCCAGGGCCCGGAACACTCCAGCGCCCGGCTTGAACGCTTCCTCCAGCTCTGCGCCGAGGACAACATCCAGGTCGCCTACTGCTCCACTGCCGCCAACCACTTCCACATCCTCCGCCGCCAGGCCCTGCGCAAGATCCACAAGCCCCTCATCCTGATGACCCCCAAGGGCGCCCTGCGCGACAAGCGCGTCGCCTCGGACATCGCCCTGTTCTCCGGTGGATCGTTCCAGGAAATCCTCCCCGATCCCAACCCCCCGAAAAAGGCCTCCCGCGTCATCCTCTGCACCGGCAAGGTCTATTACGACCTCGAAGCGGGACGCGAAGCCCGCAAGGCGGACGACGTGGCCATCGTTCGCATCGAGCAACTCTACCCCCTGCATACCGACAAACTCAAAGCCGCCACCGCCGCCTACGCGGACGCCAGAATCGTCTGGTGCCAGGAAGAATCACAGAACATGGGGGCCTGGACTTTCATCGAACCCCGCCTGCGCGCCCTCTTCGGCCGCGACATCGTCTACGCCGGACGCGACGCCTCCGCCAGCCCCGCCACCGGTTCGCTTGCCATCCACGAACTCGAACAACAGGACCTCGTCCGACAAGCCTTCGAAAACTGA